One Sodalinema gerasimenkoae IPPAS B-353 DNA segment encodes these proteins:
- a CDS encoding GNAT family N-acetyltransferase, producing MNFFGTARSQPNSGFRGRSNPPSRSRCLASDIAVRRAGSEDLRVLAEILAASFHETQGWRTWFLPLIRLGIYEDLRHRLRASHHPHTCFVATLGDRPGPDGSRIASGDHLLGTVELSLKSSPPTAWRISGLSYPYISNLAVRPQARRCGVARQLLMACEQTALEWGFREVYLHVLDNNLPARALYTQLGYRLRRVELTWGTTWFGKPRQLFLYKSLIRP from the coding sequence GTGAACTTTTTTGGCACTGCACGCTCCCAACCCAACTCAGGTTTTCGAGGACGGTCAAATCCTCCCTCTCGGTCTCGTTGTCTTGCCTCTGATATTGCCGTGCGGCGGGCTGGTTCGGAGGACTTGCGGGTTTTAGCGGAGATTTTAGCGGCCAGTTTTCATGAAACTCAAGGCTGGCGCACCTGGTTCCTGCCCCTGATTCGCTTGGGGATTTATGAAGATTTACGTCATCGCCTGCGGGCAAGTCATCATCCTCACACCTGCTTTGTCGCCACTCTGGGCGATCGCCCGGGGCCGGATGGCTCCCGGATTGCTAGTGGGGATCACCTGTTGGGAACTGTTGAGCTAAGTTTGAAGTCTAGTCCTCCAACAGCATGGCGTATTAGTGGACTCAGTTATCCCTACATCTCAAATCTGGCGGTTCGTCCCCAGGCCCGGCGTTGCGGTGTTGCACGGCAGCTTTTAATGGCTTGTGAGCAAACAGCCCTAGAGTGGGGCTTCCGAGAAGTCTATCTCCATGTTCTAGACAACAATCTACCTGCCCGTGCTCTCTACACCCAGTTAGGCTACCGCTTACGACGGGTAGAGTTGACCTGGGGCACGACCTGGTTTGGTAAACCCCGCCAATTATTTCTGTACAAATCTCTCATTCGTCCCTGA
- the psb28 gene encoding photosystem II reaction center protein Psb28, with protein sequence MARIEFAKGVKEDVVPDVRLTRSKDGSNGRAIFYFQNPQALAPEFGEEITGMYLIDEEGEMVTREVKGKFVNGQAEAVEAIYPIKSEKEWDRFMRFMERYAEENGLGFSKA encoded by the coding sequence ATGGCTCGTATCGAATTTGCCAAAGGTGTCAAAGAAGACGTTGTCCCCGATGTTCGTCTGACTCGCTCCAAAGATGGAAGCAACGGACGGGCTATTTTTTACTTCCAAAACCCCCAAGCCCTCGCCCCCGAATTTGGTGAAGAAATCACCGGAATGTACCTGATTGACGAAGAAGGCGAAATGGTTACTCGGGAAGTTAAAGGGAAGTTTGTCAACGGCCAAGCTGAAGCCGTTGAAGCCATCTACCCCATTAAATCTGAAAAAGAATGGGATCGCTTTATGCGCTTCATGGAACGGTATGCTGAAGAAAACGGACTCGGTTTTTCTAAAGCCTAA
- a CDS encoding S41 family peptidase — MNRPQPPIFHSLTLVSTVVLTTAVSFLNPLSSRSSQAASFDNSPKAVLDEAWQIVNRDYVDDTFRENDWQQVREELLGQDYSSREQAYAALRRALARLDDPYTRFLDPEAFEALNEQTSGELSGVGLRLERDNQRETLSIVEPIPNSPASREGIREGDRILAIDGDSTRSMDVDDASQRIRGTVGTPVTLTIQRGEREFDVTLVRSRIELPAVHHSLSLEGETRVGYIHLSEFSSHAHEQMYRAIEDLKEQGVDAFVLDLRGNPGGLLSVSIQIARMWLNEGAIVSTVDRHGNVDAVEATRTALTDLPLAVLVDRNSASASEIVAGALQDNGRATIIGTQTFGKALVQSVNSLSDGSGLAVTVAHYYTPNGTDISQNGILPDTRVEMTGDQQLLLSRESHRRGTSSDPVYSRAVDLFQRQAPVATTNGADTKVLQLKRR, encoded by the coding sequence ATGAATCGTCCTCAGCCTCCCATCTTTCACTCTCTGACCCTGGTCAGTACGGTGGTCTTAACGACTGCTGTGTCGTTTTTAAATCCCCTCTCTAGTCGCAGCAGTCAGGCGGCGAGCTTTGACAATAGTCCTAAGGCGGTTCTGGATGAAGCCTGGCAAATTGTCAATCGTGACTATGTCGATGACACCTTCCGGGAAAACGATTGGCAACAGGTGCGCGAGGAGCTTCTTGGACAAGACTATAGTTCCCGAGAACAGGCCTATGCGGCGCTGCGTCGTGCCTTGGCCCGCTTAGATGACCCCTACACTCGTTTTTTAGACCCCGAAGCCTTTGAGGCGCTGAATGAGCAGACTTCAGGGGAGCTGTCGGGGGTTGGCTTACGCCTCGAACGGGACAACCAACGAGAAACCCTCTCGATTGTGGAACCGATTCCCAATTCTCCGGCTAGCCGTGAGGGGATTCGCGAGGGCGATCGCATTTTGGCCATTGATGGCGATTCTACTCGCAGTATGGATGTGGATGATGCCTCGCAACGGATTCGTGGCACGGTGGGAACTCCGGTGACGCTGACGATTCAACGGGGGGAACGGGAGTTTGATGTGACGTTAGTTCGCAGTCGCATTGAATTACCGGCGGTTCATCATAGTCTCAGTTTGGAGGGGGAAACTCGGGTGGGGTATATTCACCTGAGTGAGTTCAGTTCCCATGCTCATGAGCAGATGTATCGCGCCATTGAGGACTTGAAAGAGCAGGGGGTGGATGCCTTTGTGCTGGATTTACGAGGCAATCCGGGGGGATTGTTGAGTGTGAGTATTCAGATTGCCCGTATGTGGTTGAATGAAGGGGCGATCGTCAGTACGGTGGATCGTCATGGCAATGTGGATGCCGTCGAAGCCACGCGCACGGCGCTGACGGATTTACCCCTGGCAGTTCTGGTCGATCGCAATTCTGCCAGTGCCAGTGAGATTGTGGCGGGGGCCCTACAAGATAATGGACGGGCCACGATTATTGGCACTCAAACGTTTGGCAAGGCGTTGGTGCAATCGGTAAATTCTCTCTCCGATGGTTCCGGCTTGGCGGTGACGGTCGCCCATTACTATACCCCCAATGGTACGGATATTAGCCAAAATGGGATTCTGCCGGATACCCGCGTTGAGATGACGGGAGATCAGCAATTGTTGTTGAGTCGCGAGAGTCATCGTCGGGGAACTTCGTCTGATCCCGTGTATTCTCGCGCGGTGGATCTGTTCCAACGTCAAGCCCCCGTTGCAACCACGAATGGTGCTGATACGAAGGTTCTGCAATTGAAGCGGCGCTAA
- a CDS encoding YdcF family protein has translation MSKLRPKLKRVMRRLSQRARWRQVSRILLGLILALLLLTGVQSLRALSHRNLPTDGVFVLGGSIRREMYSADYARWHPEIPILISAGSDPPCIYAIFDRSNAPMEQVWLEDCAHSTFYNFFYSLPILKRWQVRHVELITSASHLPRAIWMARIIFGAQGIWVEPNIVPEIGIPGNQETRLKTILDVTRAGLWSVISHLYRPSCDAVTHLSQINLDDWDLENLHCEHQGQVEWDY, from the coding sequence ATGTCTAAACTGCGGCCCAAACTTAAGCGGGTGATGAGACGGTTAAGCCAACGGGCCCGATGGCGACAAGTGAGCCGCATCCTGCTGGGGCTAATTTTGGCGTTGCTCCTTCTGACGGGTGTTCAAAGCCTGCGGGCCTTGAGTCATCGCAACCTACCCACCGATGGGGTATTCGTTCTAGGGGGAAGTATTCGCCGAGAAATGTATAGTGCCGACTATGCGCGATGGCATCCCGAAATCCCGATCCTCATCTCAGCCGGATCTGACCCTCCCTGTATCTATGCAATCTTCGATCGCAGCAACGCCCCCATGGAACAAGTCTGGCTAGAAGACTGCGCCCATTCCACCTTTTATAACTTCTTCTACAGTCTGCCCATCCTCAAACGCTGGCAAGTGCGCCATGTTGAACTCATCACCTCCGCCAGTCACCTCCCCCGAGCCATCTGGATGGCCAGAATCATCTTCGGCGCACAAGGGATCTGGGTCGAACCCAACATCGTCCCAGAGATTGGCATTCCCGGAAACCAAGAAACTCGGCTGAAAACCATTTTAGACGTCACTCGGGCCGGACTTTGGAGCGTCATCAGTCACCTCTATCGCCCCTCTTGTGATGCCGTCACCCATCTCAGCCAGATCAACTTAGACGATTGGGACCTCGAGAACTTACATTGTGAACATCAGGGCCAAGTGGAGTGGGATTATTAA
- a CDS encoding hydrogenase maturation protease: MGEVSWLLVGYGSLLRSDDGVGQRIAAAVAEWDLPGVRSLPQHQLTPELAQALSEVDRVLFVDAAIAGTTIEIHPLMPDRQGPVMGHSLTPSSLLGMSQWLYDHCPQAWLMSIPGEDFDLGEALSELVEERMGQVLDLLPGWFNNPTPLGPDVHNVSSRGPNRLS; this comes from the coding sequence ATGGGTGAGGTGTCCTGGTTGTTGGTGGGATATGGGAGTTTGTTGCGATCGGATGATGGGGTGGGACAACGGATTGCGGCGGCGGTGGCGGAGTGGGATCTGCCGGGGGTGCGATCGCTGCCTCAGCATCAGTTAACTCCAGAATTGGCGCAAGCGTTGTCTGAGGTCGATCGCGTGCTGTTTGTGGATGCGGCGATCGCCGGAACGACGATTGAGATTCATCCACTCATGCCCGATCGCCAAGGGCCTGTGATGGGACATTCTCTCACGCCATCCTCGTTATTGGGGATGAGTCAATGGCTTTATGACCATTGTCCTCAGGCTTGGTTGATGTCGATCCCTGGGGAGGATTTTGACCTGGGGGAAGCGTTATCGGAGTTGGTTGAGGAGAGAATGGGGCAGGTGTTGGATCTATTGCCCGGTTGGTTTAATAATCCCACTCCACTTGGCCCTGATGTTCACAATGTAAGTTCTCGAGGTCCCAATCGTCTAAGTTGA
- a CDS encoding tetratricopeptide repeat protein, whose product MISSNALVPALPPINKPCKFGKDCDLVKCARTGIAAYQQALQIWQTDPPNEPGRLLATFNDLGTLHWLLARHDHPDRRLPALQASVQAYQQAIASLKRVPKPDVEATLHHNLGSVWADIGRTRQQADDWQQAIAAFEAALTHSQTQPDRPSRQAQAASIQNNLGTAYWSLAQFRDPKACLQRAIRAYEVALTYYTCDRDEMTYAMLQSNLGTAYWTLSDSGQSSEMLQRAIAAYQEALLYRTPERFPAGCAATQNNLGTAYWHLAQQAPPEQALDILQQAITSYRTAIEVAQSQTSLSFDLYATHNNLGLTHYYLGMHPHCEAQQRLTEIETALEQHLVAFNGWRSQPQRQKAAQDAIVRTLRACYDLGGMTAQSKAFKRVPATLLPEIMGRL is encoded by the coding sequence GTGATCTCGTCAAATGCGCTCGTACCGGCATTGCCGCCTATCAACAAGCCCTGCAAATTTGGCAAAGACTGTGATCTCGTCAAATGCGCTCGTACCGGCATTGCCGCCTATCAACAAGCCCTGCAAATTTGGCAAACAGACCCCCCCAACGAGCCAGGACGACTCCTAGCCACCTTTAACGATTTAGGAACTCTCCATTGGCTTCTGGCCCGTCACGATCACCCCGATCGCCGTCTCCCGGCCTTACAAGCCAGCGTCCAAGCCTACCAACAGGCGATCGCCAGCCTCAAACGAGTTCCCAAACCCGACGTCGAAGCCACCCTCCATCATAACCTCGGCTCCGTCTGGGCCGACATTGGGCGCACCCGACAACAAGCCGACGATTGGCAACAGGCCATCGCCGCCTTTGAAGCGGCCCTAACCCATTCCCAGACGCAACCGGATCGTCCCTCTCGTCAGGCCCAAGCGGCCTCAATCCAGAATAACCTCGGCACCGCCTATTGGAGTCTGGCGCAATTTAGAGACCCCAAAGCCTGTCTACAGCGAGCCATTCGCGCCTATGAAGTCGCCCTAACCTATTACACCTGCGATCGCGACGAAATGACCTATGCCATGTTGCAGAGCAATCTAGGAACCGCCTATTGGACTCTCTCCGACTCCGGCCAATCCTCGGAGATGCTGCAACGAGCCATTGCCGCCTATCAAGAAGCCCTGTTATATCGGACTCCCGAGCGTTTCCCCGCCGGTTGTGCCGCCACCCAAAACAACCTCGGAACCGCCTATTGGCATCTCGCCCAACAAGCACCACCGGAACAGGCCCTAGACATATTGCAGCAGGCCATCACCTCCTACCGCACCGCCATCGAAGTCGCCCAATCTCAAACCAGCCTCAGTTTCGACCTCTATGCCACCCATAACAATTTGGGTCTAACCCATTACTATTTAGGGATGCACCCCCACTGTGAGGCTCAACAACGACTCACAGAAATTGAAACTGCCCTAGAACAGCATCTTGTGGCCTTCAACGGCTGGCGATCGCAGCCCCAGCGCCAAAAAGCCGCCCAAGATGCGATCGTACGCACCTTACGAGCCTGTTACGACCTCGGCGGCATGACCGCTCAATCAAAGGCCTTCAAACGAGTTCCGGCGACCTTGTTACCTGAAATTATGGGGCGGTTATAG
- the mfd gene encoding transcription-repair coupling factor yields the protein MAFSSVVRTLSRTALTQELTSSLERDGRLQLDGVPRFPKGLMVSALAHQRQQHLCLIAATLEEAGRWAAQLQEMDWPLVHFYPTSEASPYEASDSDEITWGQLQVLADLVHPTARTSSRFAIVATQRALHPHLPPREQFAQSCLCLKLGLELSLGQLKHQLTELGYESVSLVEAEGQWSRRGDIIDIFPVAAELPLRLEFFGDELEKMREFDPISQRSLDKVQQVVLTPCQLNQGLGDSLGEEESDLSPSAQVGLAFDAPSSLLDYLPPETLFVLDEPEACQGHSDRWVEHVEQDFQSHRDRHPHLSPLHRPIQESLGACTLDRVELRELVLSDRDADNQPGKRLNLASRRLASTPHQFAKIAQILRQERDRGFNIFLISAQPSRTVSLLQEHDCNAQFLPNPRDYPAVDRLQTHHVPIALKYAGQAELEGFVLPTLRLVVVSDREFFGQHSLASPSYVRKRRRAASKQVDPNQLQPGDYVVHHNHGIGQFLQLESLTLNGETREYLVLRYADGTLRVAADQLNALSRYRHTGSGHPQLNKMSGKAWERTKNKVRKAIKKIAIDLLKLYAERAKQQGFAYPADIPWQQELEDSFPYQPTPDQLKATQDIKHDMESDRPMDRLVCGDVGFGKTEVAIRAVFKAITAGKQVAFLAPTTILTQQHYHTLKERFAPYPIQVGLLNRFRSPEERKEIQQRLMTGELDVVVGTHQLLGKSVKFKDLGLLVVDEEQRFGVNQKEKIKALKTQVDVLTLTATPIPRTLYMSLSGIREISLITTPPPSRRPIKTHLARYDWETIRGAIAQELDRGGQVFYVVPRVEGIEERSTKIREVVPSARIAIAHGQMDVSELESVMLAFSSGEADVLVCTTIVESGLDIPRVNTILIEDAHRFGLSQLYQLRGRVGRSGIQAHAWLFYSQRQQLSEAAQKRLRALQEFSQLGSGYQLAMRDMEIRGVGNLLGAEQSGQMNAIGFDLYRTMLEEEIREIQGQAIPKVNDTQVDLNLTAFIPSNYIPDLDHKMTAYRQVATADSGEALQAIALDWQDCYGPLPKAASQLLRVMELKQLAKTLGFSRIKPEGKQHVVLETPMEEPAWGRLKSHLPKHLQSRFVYGTGRVTVRGLGVLPAEKQLDSLIQWLECLRPALEETQETDNLAASAS from the coding sequence ATGGCTTTTTCTTCCGTTGTTCGTACCCTGAGTCGCACAGCCCTCACGCAAGAGCTAACCAGTTCTTTGGAGCGCGATGGACGCTTACAACTCGATGGCGTTCCTCGCTTCCCCAAGGGACTGATGGTATCGGCTTTAGCCCATCAACGTCAACAGCATCTCTGTCTGATCGCGGCCACCCTCGAAGAAGCCGGACGTTGGGCCGCTCAACTGCAAGAAATGGATTGGCCCCTGGTTCACTTCTACCCCACCAGTGAAGCCTCTCCCTACGAAGCTAGTGACTCGGACGAAATCACCTGGGGACAACTACAAGTTTTAGCGGATCTGGTTCACCCAACGGCAAGAACATCCTCTCGTTTCGCCATTGTCGCCACCCAACGGGCCCTACATCCGCATCTACCCCCCCGAGAGCAGTTTGCTCAATCCTGTCTCTGCCTCAAATTAGGGCTAGAACTCTCTCTGGGGCAGCTTAAACACCAGTTGACTGAGTTAGGCTATGAGTCGGTGTCTCTGGTGGAAGCGGAGGGCCAATGGAGCCGACGAGGGGATATTATCGACATTTTTCCTGTTGCCGCTGAACTACCCCTGCGTCTGGAGTTCTTTGGCGATGAGTTGGAGAAAATGCGGGAATTTGACCCGATCAGCCAACGCTCTCTTGACAAAGTACAGCAAGTTGTGCTAACACCTTGCCAACTCAATCAGGGCTTAGGGGACTCCCTGGGGGAGGAGGAATCGGACCTCTCCCCGAGCGCCCAAGTGGGGTTAGCCTTTGATGCCCCCTCCTCCCTCTTAGACTATCTGCCCCCCGAGACTCTCTTCGTTCTCGACGAGCCGGAAGCCTGTCAGGGCCATAGCGATCGCTGGGTGGAGCATGTGGAACAGGACTTCCAAAGCCATCGCGATCGCCATCCTCACCTAAGCCCCCTCCATCGCCCCATCCAGGAGAGTTTGGGAGCCTGCACTCTCGATCGCGTGGAGTTACGGGAATTGGTACTGAGCGATCGTGACGCCGACAACCAACCGGGAAAACGCCTCAACCTGGCCAGCCGCCGTCTCGCCAGCACCCCCCACCAATTCGCTAAAATCGCGCAAATTCTGCGGCAAGAACGCGATCGCGGCTTTAACATCTTTCTCATCTCCGCCCAGCCCAGTCGCACCGTCTCCCTGCTGCAAGAACATGACTGTAACGCCCAATTCCTGCCCAATCCCCGCGACTATCCCGCTGTCGACCGGCTGCAAACCCATCATGTCCCCATTGCCCTCAAATATGCCGGCCAGGCGGAACTCGAAGGCTTTGTCCTGCCCACCCTGCGCCTCGTCGTCGTCAGCGATCGCGAGTTCTTTGGGCAACATAGCCTCGCCAGCCCCAGTTACGTCCGTAAACGCCGCCGGGCCGCCTCCAAACAGGTTGATCCCAACCAACTGCAACCGGGGGACTATGTGGTACACCATAACCACGGCATTGGGCAATTCCTCCAACTCGAAAGTCTCACCCTGAATGGGGAAACCCGAGAATATCTCGTCCTGCGCTACGCCGACGGAACCTTACGGGTGGCCGCCGATCAACTCAACGCCCTCTCTCGCTATCGCCATACCGGTAGCGGCCACCCCCAACTCAATAAGATGTCGGGCAAGGCTTGGGAACGGACTAAAAACAAAGTCCGCAAAGCCATCAAAAAGATTGCCATCGACCTGTTGAAACTCTACGCTGAGCGGGCCAAACAACAAGGATTTGCCTATCCTGCCGATATCCCCTGGCAACAAGAACTCGAAGACTCCTTCCCCTATCAACCCACCCCGGATCAACTCAAAGCCACCCAGGATATTAAACATGACATGGAGAGCGATCGCCCCATGGATCGTCTCGTCTGTGGCGATGTGGGATTCGGCAAAACGGAAGTGGCCATCCGGGCCGTCTTTAAGGCCATCACCGCCGGCAAACAGGTGGCCTTCCTCGCCCCCACCACCATCCTCACCCAACAGCATTATCACACCCTCAAAGAACGCTTTGCCCCCTATCCCATTCAAGTGGGCCTCCTCAACCGCTTCCGCAGCCCCGAAGAACGCAAGGAGATTCAACAACGGTTGATGACGGGGGAACTAGACGTGGTGGTGGGAACCCATCAACTGCTGGGAAAAAGCGTTAAGTTCAAAGACTTAGGGCTGTTGGTGGTGGATGAAGAACAGCGATTTGGGGTGAATCAGAAGGAGAAGATTAAGGCCCTCAAAACCCAGGTGGATGTGTTAACCCTAACCGCTACTCCCATTCCTCGGACGCTCTATATGTCTCTGTCCGGGATTCGCGAAATTAGTCTGATTACTACTCCACCCCCCTCCCGTCGTCCCATTAAAACCCATTTAGCTCGCTATGACTGGGAGACGATTCGCGGGGCGATCGCCCAGGAACTCGATCGCGGCGGCCAGGTGTTTTATGTGGTACCCCGTGTCGAGGGGATTGAGGAGCGATCGACAAAAATTCGCGAAGTGGTTCCCAGCGCCCGCATTGCCATCGCCCATGGTCAAATGGATGTATCGGAACTCGAATCAGTCATGTTGGCCTTTAGCAGTGGTGAAGCCGATGTGTTGGTTTGTACCACGATTGTCGAGTCGGGGTTAGATATTCCTCGGGTCAATACCATTTTGATTGAAGATGCCCATCGCTTCGGCTTATCCCAACTCTATCAATTACGAGGGCGGGTGGGGCGATCGGGGATTCAAGCCCATGCCTGGTTATTTTACAGCCAACGGCAGCAACTCTCGGAAGCGGCCCAGAAGCGGTTACGGGCCCTGCAAGAGTTTAGTCAACTGGGATCTGGCTATCAGTTGGCCATGCGAGACATGGAAATTCGTGGCGTGGGTAACTTGTTGGGGGCAGAACAGTCGGGCCAGATGAATGCCATTGGCTTTGACCTCTACCGCACCATGTTAGAGGAAGAAATTCGCGAGATTCAGGGTCAGGCCATTCCCAAAGTCAACGATACCCAAGTTGATCTCAACCTGACGGCCTTTATCCCCAGCAACTATATCCCGGATCTCGACCATAAAATGACGGCCTACCGTCAGGTGGCCACTGCTGACTCTGGGGAGGCGTTGCAGGCGATCGCCCTCGATTGGCAAGATTGTTATGGTCCCCTGCCCAAAGCCGCCAGTCAACTTTTGCGGGTGATGGAACTCAAGCAACTCGCCAAAACCCTAGGCTTCTCGCGCATTAAACCCGAGGGGAAACAGCATGTCGTCTTAGAGACACCCATGGAGGAACCGGCCTGGGGACGATTAAAATCACATTTACCGAAACATTTACAGTCTCGTTTCGTCTATGGTACTGGACGGGTCACAGTGCGTGGCCTCGGTGTATTGCCGGCTGAAAAACAACTCGACAGTCTGATTCAATGGTTGGAATGCTTACGTCCCGCCCTAGAGGAGACTCAAGAGACCGACAACTTAGCCGCCAGCGCCTCCTAG
- a CDS encoding potassium channel family protein, with product MMRKPQIIVCGLGPTGYEIFRLLRQQGIEAIGIHDHPLPQETDHVIVGNLRSSSTLLAAGIQEAQTLVLAMVDDAVNLAVLVQARLLNPHIRIVNRLFNQRLGERLNNTLTDHTAMSVSALAAPVFAFAAFGNRAIGQLQLFEQIWPIHEEYIYEGHAWAGRTLDELWEDRSRMLIYYLPMQTHLDLVSGVLRQQPLQVGDRLIVATKPTVGARRKSVVERGRQFFRWLKTLRQQIQSSVAVTLVLFTTIFVATLTYTAINAEITMVDALYFSVGMITGAGGNEKVAETAPAVIKVFTVIMMLAGAGVIGIAYALLNDWVLGTSFRKLWQAAPIPSHNHYIICGLGGIGIQIATSLQENGYDVVVIEQDPNGRFLHTAQSLKIPVVQGDATLPNTLESANIQRATALFAVSSDDTTNLEIALTAKGLKNDLRVVVRSRDAHFGMMVQEVFEFNSVLSPTEIAAPSFAAAALGGEIFGSGMTAGNLWIAMATTITAEHPFLGQDVKSAAANGDFVPLYLETPGDTLHGWELLGAELEVGDRLYLTIPANRLAQLWRVVEPELELSPPSTQPSPQPKGRISSASPR from the coding sequence ATGATGAGAAAACCCCAGATTATTGTCTGTGGATTGGGCCCAACGGGCTACGAAATTTTCCGACTGCTACGACAGCAAGGCATCGAGGCGATCGGCATCCATGATCATCCCCTCCCGCAAGAGACGGATCACGTGATTGTGGGGAATCTGCGATCGTCCTCCACCCTCTTAGCGGCGGGGATTCAAGAGGCTCAAACCTTAGTCCTGGCCATGGTTGATGATGCGGTTAACTTGGCAGTTTTGGTGCAGGCCCGTTTGCTGAATCCCCATATTCGCATTGTCAATCGCCTTTTCAATCAACGACTCGGCGAACGACTCAATAATACGCTGACTGACCACACCGCCATGAGTGTGTCGGCCCTGGCGGCCCCGGTGTTTGCCTTTGCCGCCTTTGGCAATCGCGCCATTGGGCAACTTCAGTTATTTGAGCAAATTTGGCCCATTCATGAAGAGTATATTTATGAGGGCCATGCTTGGGCGGGACGGACTCTCGATGAACTCTGGGAAGACCGCTCCCGGATGTTAATTTATTATTTGCCCATGCAGACCCATTTAGACCTCGTCTCTGGGGTCTTGCGTCAACAACCGCTCCAGGTGGGCGATCGCCTCATTGTTGCCACCAAGCCGACGGTTGGCGCTCGTCGTAAATCGGTGGTTGAACGGGGTCGGCAATTTTTCCGCTGGCTGAAAACCCTCCGTCAACAAATTCAGTCGAGCGTGGCCGTGACCCTGGTGCTGTTTACCACAATTTTTGTGGCGACTCTCACCTACACGGCGATTAATGCTGAGATTACTATGGTGGATGCCCTATATTTCTCGGTGGGTATGATTACCGGGGCTGGGGGAAATGAAAAAGTGGCCGAAACTGCCCCAGCGGTGATTAAAGTCTTTACGGTGATTATGATGTTGGCGGGGGCCGGGGTGATTGGGATTGCTTATGCCCTTCTCAATGATTGGGTATTGGGAACGAGTTTTCGTAAACTCTGGCAAGCGGCCCCAATCCCCAGTCACAATCACTACATTATCTGCGGCTTAGGGGGCATTGGCATCCAAATCGCCACCAGCTTACAAGAGAATGGCTACGACGTAGTGGTGATTGAACAGGACCCAAATGGCCGCTTTTTACATACCGCTCAATCGCTGAAAATTCCGGTTGTTCAAGGGGATGCGACGCTACCGAATACCCTAGAAAGTGCCAACATTCAGCGAGCGACGGCCCTATTTGCCGTGAGTAGTGATGACACCACCAACCTCGAAATTGCCTTGACGGCCAAGGGTCTAAAGAATGATTTACGGGTAGTGGTGCGATCCCGGGATGCGCATTTCGGCATGATGGTTCAGGAGGTGTTTGAGTTTAACTCAGTCCTCAGTCCCACGGAAATCGCCGCCCCCTCCTTTGCGGCCGCTGCTCTCGGCGGTGAGATTTTTGGCAGTGGGATGACGGCGGGGAATCTCTGGATTGCCATGGCCACGACGATTACAGCGGAACATCCCTTTCTGGGACAGGATGTGAAGTCGGCGGCAGCAAATGGGGATTTTGTGCCTCTATATCTGGAAACTCCGGGGGATACCCTCCATGGTTGGGAGTTACTGGGGGCAGAGTTGGAGGTGGGCGATCGCCTCTATTTAACGATTCCAGCAAATCGCCTGGCTCAACTTTGGCGCGTGGTGGAACCGGAGTTAGAACTCTCTCCCCCCTCTACTCAGCCCAGCCCTCAGCCCAAGGGTCGCATCTCCTCGGCAAGTCCTCGCTAG